In Dendropsophus ebraccatus isolate aDenEbr1 chromosome 14, aDenEbr1.pat, whole genome shotgun sequence, the following proteins share a genomic window:
- the CSNK1D gene encoding casein kinase I isoform X5, with protein sequence MMQGGVGIPTIKWCGAEGDYNVMVMELLGPSLEDLFNFCSRKFSLKTVLLLADQMISRIEYIHSKNFIHRDVKPDNFLMGLGKKGNLVYIIDFGLAKKYRDARTHQHIPYRENKNLTGTARYASINTHLGIEQSRRDDLESLGYVLMYFNLGSLPWQGLKAATKRQKYERISEKKMSTPIEVLCKSYPSEFATYLNFCRSLRFDDKPDYSYLRQLFRNLFHRQGFSYDYVFDWNMLKFGASRAAEDAERERREREERLRHTRNPAARGLPSTASGRLRGTQEVTPPTPLTPTSHTANTSPRPVSGMERERKVSMRLHRGAPVNVSSSDLTGRQDTSRMSTSQIPSRVASSGFPSTVHR encoded by the exons ATGATGCAAGGAGGAG TGGGGATCCCAACAATAAAATGGTGTGGGGCAGAAGGTGACTACAATGTCATGGTCATGGAGTTGTTGGGGCCAAGCCTTGAAGATCTCTTCAACTTTTGCTCCAGGAAGTTTAGCTTGAAGACTGTGCTGCTCCTTGCTGACCAGATG ATCAGTCGCATTGAATACATTCATTCCAAAAACTTCATCCATCGCGATGTTAAGCCTGATAATTTCCTCATGGGCCTTGGTAAGAAAGGAAACCTGGTCTACATCATTGATTTTGGACTTGCAAAGAAGTATCGAGATGCCAGAACACACCAGCATATCCCTTACCGTGAAAACAAGAACTTGACTGGGACTGCCCGATACGCATCTATAAATACTCACCTTGGAATAG AGCAATCTCGCAGGGATGATCTGGAGTCATTGGGCTATGTGCTCATGTACTTCAATCTAGGTTCCCTACCATGGCAAGGACTAAAAGCAGCCACCAAACGGCAAAAATATGAACGCATAAGTGAAAAAAAGATGTCTACACCCATTGAGGTTCTGTGTAAAAGCTATCCTT ccgagTTTGCCACCTACCTGAACTTCTGTCGGTCTCTACGTTTTGATGACAAGCCCGACTACTCCTACTTAAGGCAACTCTTCAGGAATCTCTTCCATCGTCAAGGATTCTCCTATGATTACGTGTTTGATTGGAACATGCTGAAGTTT GGTGCAAGTCGTGCCGCTGAAGATGCAGAACGTGAGAGAAGAGAGCGAGAAGAGCGCCTGAGACACACAAGGAATCCTGCTGCCCGAGGCTTACCCTCTACTGCTTCAGGGAGACTAAGAGGGACGCAGGAAGTTACGCCACCCACTCCACTCACACCAACCTCCCACACAG CCAACACCTCCCCCAGACCTGTGTCCGGTATGGAGCGTGAACGGAAAGTGAGTATGAGACTGCATCGTGGTGCTCCTGTTAATGTCTCTTCATCTGACCTAACTGGTCGACAAGATACCTCTCGCATGTCAACTTCACAG
- the CSNK1D gene encoding casein kinase I isoform X1: protein MELRVGNRYRLGRKIGSGSFGDIYLGTDIAAAEEVAIKLECVKTKHPQLHIESKIYKMMQGGVGIPTIKWCGAEGDYNVMVMELLGPSLEDLFNFCSRKFSLKTVLLLADQMISRIEYIHSKNFIHRDVKPDNFLMGLGKKGNLVYIIDFGLAKKYRDARTHQHIPYRENKNLTGTARYASINTHLGIEQSRRDDLESLGYVLMYFNLGSLPWQGLKAATKRQKYERISEKKMSTPIEVLCKSYPSEFATYLNFCRSLRFDDKPDYSYLRQLFRNLFHRQGFSYDYVFDWNMLKFGASRAAEDAERERREREERLRHTRNPAARGLPSTASGRLRGTQEVTPPTPLTPTSHTANTSPRPVSGMERERKVSMRLHRGAPVNVSSSDLTGRQDTSRMSTSQIPSRVASSGFPSTVHR from the exons ATGGAGCTGAGAGTCGGAAACCGGTACCGGCTGGGCCGCAAAATCGGCAGCGGGTCATTTGGAGACATTTATTTAG GCACCGACATTGCCGCAGCTGAGGAAGTTGCCATCAAACTGGAATGTGTGAAAACAAAGCACCCGCAGCTCCATATCGAGAGCAAGATCTATAAGATGATGCAAGGAGGAG TGGGGATCCCAACAATAAAATGGTGTGGGGCAGAAGGTGACTACAATGTCATGGTCATGGAGTTGTTGGGGCCAAGCCTTGAAGATCTCTTCAACTTTTGCTCCAGGAAGTTTAGCTTGAAGACTGTGCTGCTCCTTGCTGACCAGATG ATCAGTCGCATTGAATACATTCATTCCAAAAACTTCATCCATCGCGATGTTAAGCCTGATAATTTCCTCATGGGCCTTGGTAAGAAAGGAAACCTGGTCTACATCATTGATTTTGGACTTGCAAAGAAGTATCGAGATGCCAGAACACACCAGCATATCCCTTACCGTGAAAACAAGAACTTGACTGGGACTGCCCGATACGCATCTATAAATACTCACCTTGGAATAG AGCAATCTCGCAGGGATGATCTGGAGTCATTGGGCTATGTGCTCATGTACTTCAATCTAGGTTCCCTACCATGGCAAGGACTAAAAGCAGCCACCAAACGGCAAAAATATGAACGCATAAGTGAAAAAAAGATGTCTACACCCATTGAGGTTCTGTGTAAAAGCTATCCTT ccgagTTTGCCACCTACCTGAACTTCTGTCGGTCTCTACGTTTTGATGACAAGCCCGACTACTCCTACTTAAGGCAACTCTTCAGGAATCTCTTCCATCGTCAAGGATTCTCCTATGATTACGTGTTTGATTGGAACATGCTGAAGTTT GGTGCAAGTCGTGCCGCTGAAGATGCAGAACGTGAGAGAAGAGAGCGAGAAGAGCGCCTGAGACACACAAGGAATCCTGCTGCCCGAGGCTTACCCTCTACTGCTTCAGGGAGACTAAGAGGGACGCAGGAAGTTACGCCACCCACTCCACTCACACCAACCTCCCACACAG CCAACACCTCCCCCAGACCTGTGTCCGGTATGGAGCGTGAACGGAAAGTGAGTATGAGACTGCATCGTGGTGCTCCTGTTAATGTCTCTTCATCTGACCTAACTGGTCGACAAGATACCTCTCGCATGTCAACTTCACAG
- the CSNK1D gene encoding casein kinase I isoform X2 — protein sequence MELRVGNRYRLGRKIGSGSFGDIYLGTDIAAAEEVAIKLECVKTKHPQLHIESKIYKMMQGGVGIPTIKWCGAEGDYNVMVMELLGPSLEDLFNFCSRKFSLKTVLLLADQMISRIEYIHSKNFIHRDVKPDNFLMGLGKKGNLVYIIDFGLAKKYRDARTHQHIPYRENKNLTGTARYASINTHLGIEQSRRDDLESLGYVLMYFNLGSLPWQGLKAATKRQKYERISEKKMSTPIEVLCKSYPSEFATYLNFCRSLRFDDKPDYSYLRQLFRNLFHRQGFSYDYVFDWNMLKFGASRAAEDAERERREREERLRHTRNPAARGLPSTASGRLRGTQEVTPPTPLTPTSHTANTSPRPVSGMERERKVSMRLHRGAPVNVSSSDLTGRQDTSRMSTSQNSIPFEHHGK from the exons ATGGAGCTGAGAGTCGGAAACCGGTACCGGCTGGGCCGCAAAATCGGCAGCGGGTCATTTGGAGACATTTATTTAG GCACCGACATTGCCGCAGCTGAGGAAGTTGCCATCAAACTGGAATGTGTGAAAACAAAGCACCCGCAGCTCCATATCGAGAGCAAGATCTATAAGATGATGCAAGGAGGAG TGGGGATCCCAACAATAAAATGGTGTGGGGCAGAAGGTGACTACAATGTCATGGTCATGGAGTTGTTGGGGCCAAGCCTTGAAGATCTCTTCAACTTTTGCTCCAGGAAGTTTAGCTTGAAGACTGTGCTGCTCCTTGCTGACCAGATG ATCAGTCGCATTGAATACATTCATTCCAAAAACTTCATCCATCGCGATGTTAAGCCTGATAATTTCCTCATGGGCCTTGGTAAGAAAGGAAACCTGGTCTACATCATTGATTTTGGACTTGCAAAGAAGTATCGAGATGCCAGAACACACCAGCATATCCCTTACCGTGAAAACAAGAACTTGACTGGGACTGCCCGATACGCATCTATAAATACTCACCTTGGAATAG AGCAATCTCGCAGGGATGATCTGGAGTCATTGGGCTATGTGCTCATGTACTTCAATCTAGGTTCCCTACCATGGCAAGGACTAAAAGCAGCCACCAAACGGCAAAAATATGAACGCATAAGTGAAAAAAAGATGTCTACACCCATTGAGGTTCTGTGTAAAAGCTATCCTT ccgagTTTGCCACCTACCTGAACTTCTGTCGGTCTCTACGTTTTGATGACAAGCCCGACTACTCCTACTTAAGGCAACTCTTCAGGAATCTCTTCCATCGTCAAGGATTCTCCTATGATTACGTGTTTGATTGGAACATGCTGAAGTTT GGTGCAAGTCGTGCCGCTGAAGATGCAGAACGTGAGAGAAGAGAGCGAGAAGAGCGCCTGAGACACACAAGGAATCCTGCTGCCCGAGGCTTACCCTCTACTGCTTCAGGGAGACTAAGAGGGACGCAGGAAGTTACGCCACCCACTCCACTCACACCAACCTCCCACACAG CCAACACCTCCCCCAGACCTGTGTCCGGTATGGAGCGTGAACGGAAAGTGAGTATGAGACTGCATCGTGGTGCTCCTGTTAATGTCTCTTCATCTGACCTAACTGGTCGACAAGATACCTCTCGCATGTCAACTTCACAG
- the CSNK1D gene encoding casein kinase I isoform X3 codes for MELRVGNRYRLGRKIGSGSFGDIYLGTDIAAAEEVAIKLECVKTKHPQLHIESKIYKMMQGGVGIPTIKWCGAEGDYNVMVMELLGPSLEDLFNFCSRKFSLKTVLLLADQMISRIEYIHSKNFIHRDVKPDNFLMGLGKKGNLVYIIDFGLAKKYRDARTHQHIPYRENKNLTGTARYASINTHLGIEQSRRDDLESLGYVLMYFNLGSLPWQGLKAATKRQKYERISEKKMSTPIEVLCKSYPSEFATYLNFCRSLRFDDKPDYSYLRQLFRNLFHRQGFSYDYVFDWNMLKFGASRAAEDAERERREREERLRHTRNPAARGLPSTASGRLRGTQEVTPPTPLTPTSHTANTSPRPVSGMERERKIPSRVASSGFPSTVHR; via the exons ATGGAGCTGAGAGTCGGAAACCGGTACCGGCTGGGCCGCAAAATCGGCAGCGGGTCATTTGGAGACATTTATTTAG GCACCGACATTGCCGCAGCTGAGGAAGTTGCCATCAAACTGGAATGTGTGAAAACAAAGCACCCGCAGCTCCATATCGAGAGCAAGATCTATAAGATGATGCAAGGAGGAG TGGGGATCCCAACAATAAAATGGTGTGGGGCAGAAGGTGACTACAATGTCATGGTCATGGAGTTGTTGGGGCCAAGCCTTGAAGATCTCTTCAACTTTTGCTCCAGGAAGTTTAGCTTGAAGACTGTGCTGCTCCTTGCTGACCAGATG ATCAGTCGCATTGAATACATTCATTCCAAAAACTTCATCCATCGCGATGTTAAGCCTGATAATTTCCTCATGGGCCTTGGTAAGAAAGGAAACCTGGTCTACATCATTGATTTTGGACTTGCAAAGAAGTATCGAGATGCCAGAACACACCAGCATATCCCTTACCGTGAAAACAAGAACTTGACTGGGACTGCCCGATACGCATCTATAAATACTCACCTTGGAATAG AGCAATCTCGCAGGGATGATCTGGAGTCATTGGGCTATGTGCTCATGTACTTCAATCTAGGTTCCCTACCATGGCAAGGACTAAAAGCAGCCACCAAACGGCAAAAATATGAACGCATAAGTGAAAAAAAGATGTCTACACCCATTGAGGTTCTGTGTAAAAGCTATCCTT ccgagTTTGCCACCTACCTGAACTTCTGTCGGTCTCTACGTTTTGATGACAAGCCCGACTACTCCTACTTAAGGCAACTCTTCAGGAATCTCTTCCATCGTCAAGGATTCTCCTATGATTACGTGTTTGATTGGAACATGCTGAAGTTT GGTGCAAGTCGTGCCGCTGAAGATGCAGAACGTGAGAGAAGAGAGCGAGAAGAGCGCCTGAGACACACAAGGAATCCTGCTGCCCGAGGCTTACCCTCTACTGCTTCAGGGAGACTAAGAGGGACGCAGGAAGTTACGCCACCCACTCCACTCACACCAACCTCCCACACAG CCAACACCTCCCCCAGACCTGTGTCCGGTATGGAGCGTGAACGGAAA
- the CSNK1D gene encoding casein kinase I isoform X4 → MELRVGNRYRLGRKIGSGSFGDIYLGTDIAAAEEVAIKLECVKTKHPQLHIESKIYKMMQGGVGIPTIKWCGAEGDYNVMVMELLGPSLEDLFNFCSRKFSLKTVLLLADQMISRIEYIHSKNFIHRDVKPDNFLMGLGKKGNLVYIIDFGLAKKYRDARTHQHIPYRENKNLTGTARYASINTHLGIEQSRRDDLESLGYVLMYFNLGSLPWQGLKAATKRQKYERISEKKMSTPIEVLCKSYPSEFATYLNFCRSLRFDDKPDYSYLRQLFRNLFHRQGFSYDYVFDWNMLKFGASRAAEDAERERREREERLRHTRNPAARGLPSTASGRLRGTQEVTPPTPLTPTSHTANTSPRPVSGMERERKNSIPFEHHGK, encoded by the exons ATGGAGCTGAGAGTCGGAAACCGGTACCGGCTGGGCCGCAAAATCGGCAGCGGGTCATTTGGAGACATTTATTTAG GCACCGACATTGCCGCAGCTGAGGAAGTTGCCATCAAACTGGAATGTGTGAAAACAAAGCACCCGCAGCTCCATATCGAGAGCAAGATCTATAAGATGATGCAAGGAGGAG TGGGGATCCCAACAATAAAATGGTGTGGGGCAGAAGGTGACTACAATGTCATGGTCATGGAGTTGTTGGGGCCAAGCCTTGAAGATCTCTTCAACTTTTGCTCCAGGAAGTTTAGCTTGAAGACTGTGCTGCTCCTTGCTGACCAGATG ATCAGTCGCATTGAATACATTCATTCCAAAAACTTCATCCATCGCGATGTTAAGCCTGATAATTTCCTCATGGGCCTTGGTAAGAAAGGAAACCTGGTCTACATCATTGATTTTGGACTTGCAAAGAAGTATCGAGATGCCAGAACACACCAGCATATCCCTTACCGTGAAAACAAGAACTTGACTGGGACTGCCCGATACGCATCTATAAATACTCACCTTGGAATAG AGCAATCTCGCAGGGATGATCTGGAGTCATTGGGCTATGTGCTCATGTACTTCAATCTAGGTTCCCTACCATGGCAAGGACTAAAAGCAGCCACCAAACGGCAAAAATATGAACGCATAAGTGAAAAAAAGATGTCTACACCCATTGAGGTTCTGTGTAAAAGCTATCCTT ccgagTTTGCCACCTACCTGAACTTCTGTCGGTCTCTACGTTTTGATGACAAGCCCGACTACTCCTACTTAAGGCAACTCTTCAGGAATCTCTTCCATCGTCAAGGATTCTCCTATGATTACGTGTTTGATTGGAACATGCTGAAGTTT GGTGCAAGTCGTGCCGCTGAAGATGCAGAACGTGAGAGAAGAGAGCGAGAAGAGCGCCTGAGACACACAAGGAATCCTGCTGCCCGAGGCTTACCCTCTACTGCTTCAGGGAGACTAAGAGGGACGCAGGAAGTTACGCCACCCACTCCACTCACACCAACCTCCCACACAG CCAACACCTCCCCCAGACCTGTGTCCGGTATGGAGCGTGAACGGAAA